The following proteins come from a genomic window of Flavobacterium crocinum:
- a CDS encoding extracellular solute-binding protein, with amino-acid sequence MEKIRIAVRKFDPFESTLQKLWDAFSLQNNIKIEAEMVALELHDLYETTISEKGLKEGKWDIAHINTDWIYDAANENAVLNLFPLIGENPPENFPFGWHKSLLHLQKLSNGIFGLPFHDGPECLIYRKDLFENETEKENFKKQFGYELATPKTWQEFAQIATFFNRPEQNLYGAVFANYPDGHNMVFDFCLQLWTRGGSLLNNKNQIDIHNEAAIKALDFYRKMVNDKNAVHPKSREFGSVEAGLAFAEGQAAMAINWFGFASMAEVIEESKVKGKIDITSLPSDPGHKTASLNVYWLYTIGSGSKHQKLAYDFLRFATTPESDKLLTTEGGIGCRKSTWKDAEINTLIPFYHKLEMLHENALTLPQTPIWPKVAELIDGTVLKAIETDISSAIILEETQKKIKELSQGTTLHSSVKN; translated from the coding sequence ATGGAAAAAATTAGAATCGCCGTTCGAAAATTCGATCCGTTCGAAAGTACACTTCAAAAATTATGGGATGCATTTTCACTTCAAAATAATATAAAAATTGAAGCCGAAATGGTTGCCTTAGAACTTCACGATTTGTATGAAACCACGATTTCTGAAAAAGGTTTAAAAGAAGGAAAATGGGACATCGCCCATATTAACACTGATTGGATTTATGACGCTGCAAACGAAAATGCGGTTCTTAATTTATTTCCATTAATTGGAGAAAATCCGCCAGAAAATTTTCCTTTCGGATGGCATAAATCGCTTTTACATTTGCAGAAACTAAGTAACGGCATTTTCGGACTTCCTTTTCATGATGGTCCAGAATGTTTGATTTACCGAAAAGATTTATTCGAAAACGAAACAGAAAAAGAGAATTTTAAAAAACAGTTTGGTTACGAACTTGCTACTCCGAAAACTTGGCAGGAATTCGCCCAAATTGCCACATTTTTTAATCGTCCCGAACAAAATTTATATGGTGCTGTTTTTGCCAATTATCCGGACGGGCATAATATGGTTTTTGACTTCTGTCTGCAATTATGGACGCGTGGCGGTTCTTTATTAAACAACAAAAATCAGATTGACATTCATAACGAAGCAGCAATAAAAGCATTGGATTTTTATCGAAAAATGGTCAATGACAAAAATGCTGTTCATCCAAAATCAAGAGAATTTGGCTCTGTTGAAGCCGGTTTGGCTTTCGCCGAAGGACAAGCTGCAATGGCGATCAACTGGTTCGGATTTGCTTCTATGGCAGAAGTAATTGAAGAATCGAAAGTAAAAGGAAAAATCGATATTACTTCCCTCCCATCTGATCCGGGGCATAAAACAGCTTCTTTGAATGTTTATTGGCTGTATACCATTGGTTCGGGAAGCAAACACCAAAAGCTAGCTTATGATTTTTTACGTTTTGCAACAACGCCAGAAAGCGACAAATTATTGACAACCGAAGGCGGAATCGGATGCCGAAAATCGACTTGGAAAGATGCAGAAATCAATACTTTGATTCCATTTTATCACAAACTGGAAATGCTTCATGAAAATGCATTGACACTTCCTCAAACGCCAATCTGGCCAAAAGTAGCTGAATTGATTGACGGCACTGTTTTAAAAGCGATTGAAACTGATATCTCATCAGCTATAATTTTAGAGGAAACTCAGAAAAAAATTAAAGAATTAAGTCAAGGAACAACATTACACAGCTCTGTCAAAAATTAA
- a CDS encoding Gfo/Idh/MocA family protein, giving the protein MNIPYKPLLPQTEQPIVIIGASGIVKDAHLPAYEMAGFKVFGITNRTISKAYDLQKQFKIDHVFESVADAVKNAPSNAVYDITVLPDQYIEILEQLPDGAAVLIQKPMGNDLAQAREIVEVCERKNLVAAINFQLRFASFVSAARYLIDQGIIGELYDLEFKVTVNTPWELFPLIKEHPRLEILFHSVHYIDCIRSFLGNPKSVYAKTAKHPLKKLSSSRSTIILDYGEDKHVVINTNHDHHFGPKHEESYIKWEGTKGAIKAKMGLLMNYPDGLPDVFEYALPRKDNENEYEWTEVKLEGSWFPEAFIGAMSNLMRYKEGSDEKLFASVQDVLGTMKVIEACYVSSKNGGISFDEV; this is encoded by the coding sequence ATGAATATTCCCTATAAACCTTTACTTCCCCAAACAGAACAGCCTATTGTGATTATTGGAGCAAGCGGTATTGTAAAAGATGCGCATCTTCCTGCTTATGAAATGGCTGGTTTTAAAGTTTTTGGTATTACCAACAGAACGATTTCTAAAGCATACGATTTACAGAAACAATTCAAAATCGATCATGTTTTTGAAAGTGTTGCCGATGCAGTTAAAAATGCACCGTCAAACGCTGTTTACGATATTACGGTTCTGCCTGATCAATACATTGAAATTCTGGAGCAATTACCTGACGGAGCTGCGGTTTTAATTCAGAAACCAATGGGAAATGATTTGGCTCAGGCACGTGAAATCGTAGAAGTCTGCGAAAGAAAAAATTTGGTTGCGGCAATCAATTTCCAATTGCGTTTTGCATCTTTTGTAAGCGCCGCCCGATATTTAATCGATCAGGGAATTATTGGCGAATTATACGATTTAGAATTTAAAGTAACTGTAAATACACCTTGGGAATTGTTTCCTTTAATTAAAGAACATCCAAGATTGGAGATTCTTTTCCACAGCGTTCATTACATCGACTGTATCCGATCTTTCCTAGGAAATCCTAAAAGTGTTTATGCTAAAACAGCCAAGCATCCGCTTAAGAAATTATCTTCAAGCCGATCTACGATTATCTTGGATTATGGCGAAGATAAACATGTTGTCATCAATACAAATCACGATCATCATTTCGGTCCAAAACATGAAGAAAGTTACATTAAATGGGAAGGAACAAAAGGCGCCATTAAAGCAAAAATGGGCTTGCTGATGAACTATCCTGACGGTCTTCCGGACGTTTTTGAGTATGCTTTGCCGAGAAAAGATAATGAAAATGAATACGAATGGACAGAAGTAAAACTGGAAGGCTCTTGGTTTCCTGAAGCTTTTATTGGTGCAATGTCTAATCTGATGCGTTACAAAGAGGGTTCTGACGAAAAATTGTTTGCCAGCGTTCAGGATGTTTTAGGAACAATGAAGGTTATAGAAGCGTGTTATGTGAGTAGTAAAAACGGTGGAATTTCTTTTGATGAAGTGTAA
- a CDS encoding MaoC/PaaZ C-terminal domain-containing protein: MYFKSTFFEDYQIDDKRVTLGRTITETDFVVHAGHTGDFFPHHMDEEWCKTQPFGQRIAHGTMVFAIGIGLTASEINPEAFSRGYDKMRFVKPVHIGDTIHSEVTISEKGEAKNPEMGTVTEHVEIINQRGEVVLVCDHLLLVKKRS, from the coding sequence ATGTATTTTAAATCGACTTTTTTCGAAGATTATCAAATCGACGACAAACGAGTAACTTTAGGCAGAACCATTACAGAAACTGATTTTGTAGTTCATGCCGGGCACACTGGGGATTTCTTTCCGCACCACATGGACGAAGAATGGTGCAAAACACAACCATTCGGACAAAGAATTGCCCACGGAACGATGGTTTTTGCTATCGGAATCGGATTAACGGCTTCTGAAATAAATCCTGAAGCTTTTTCAAGAGGATATGATAAAATGCGTTTTGTAAAACCAGTTCATATTGGCGACACCATCCATTCAGAAGTTACGATTTCTGAAAAAGGCGAAGCTAAAAATCCAGAAATGGGAACTGTAACAGAACACGTAGAAATCATCAACCAACGCGGTGAAGTCGTTTTGGTATGTGATCATTTACTTTTAGTGAAAAAGAGATCCTGA